A section of the Streptomyces sp. CG1 genome encodes:
- a CDS encoding helix-turn-helix transcriptional regulator — translation MAIAKAERLMNLALCLLGTRRPLSKRELRASIEAYLEAGSDDSFNRMFERDKDDLRELGLVIETVENLDGEVGYLARRDSNRLPPITLDAEEAAALGLAAKVWQQARLAGAASGALQKLRAAGLPEDVDPYEAHGALEPRIPVHEAAFEPLMLACRDRRPVVFDYRKASAARPEPRHVEPWALECWRGHWYLAGFDRDRAAERVFRLSRITGRVRSRGTGFTAPVPDVVTVRETVASWAGEIADGTALIRLRSGAGYPLRAKATRVRELGDGWDELEIPYGHGLDAWLVEFGPDVVVLEPAELRADVVDRLRAVAKG, via the coding sequence ATGGCCATTGCCAAGGCAGAGCGGCTGATGAACCTCGCGCTGTGTCTGCTCGGCACACGGCGGCCACTCAGCAAGCGGGAGCTGCGTGCGTCCATCGAGGCCTACCTCGAAGCGGGCAGTGACGACTCCTTCAACCGGATGTTCGAGCGGGACAAGGACGATCTGCGCGAGCTGGGCCTGGTGATCGAGACGGTCGAGAACCTGGACGGCGAGGTCGGCTATCTGGCCCGCCGTGACAGCAACCGCCTGCCGCCCATCACCCTGGACGCCGAGGAGGCCGCGGCGCTCGGCCTCGCCGCGAAGGTCTGGCAGCAGGCCCGCCTGGCCGGCGCGGCCAGTGGCGCCCTGCAGAAGCTGCGCGCCGCGGGGCTGCCCGAGGACGTCGACCCGTACGAGGCACACGGCGCCCTGGAACCCCGGATCCCGGTGCACGAGGCCGCCTTCGAGCCGCTGATGCTGGCCTGCCGCGACCGCCGCCCGGTCGTCTTCGACTACCGCAAGGCCTCCGCCGCCCGCCCCGAGCCCCGGCATGTGGAGCCGTGGGCCCTCGAGTGCTGGCGCGGGCACTGGTACCTGGCCGGTTTCGACCGCGACCGGGCTGCCGAGCGTGTCTTCCGGCTCTCCCGGATCACCGGCCGCGTGCGCTCGCGCGGTACGGGCTTCACCGCTCCGGTGCCCGATGTCGTCACCGTGCGGGAGACCGTCGCGAGCTGGGCGGGCGAGATCGCCGACGGTACGGCCCTGATCCGGCTGCGTTCCGGCGCCGGTTACCCCCTTCGGGCGAAGGCCACCAGGGTGCGGGAACTAGGCGACGGCTGGGACGAGTTGGAGATTCCGTACGGGCACGGCCTGGACGCCTGGCTGGTGGAGTTCGGGCCGGACGTGGTGGTCCTGGAGCCGGCCGAGCTGCGCGCGGACGTGGTGGACCGGCTGCGGGCCGTGGCCAAGGGCTGA
- a CDS encoding DEAD/DEAH box helicase has translation MIVLLSMGPGTLESTMTEDLSPAERYAAARRRAAEQATALASFREMYDFGLDPFQIEACEALETGKGVLVAAPTGSGKTIVGEFAVHLALQQGKKCFYTTPIKALSNQKYADLCRRYGTGKVGLLTGDNSVNSEAPVVVMTTEVLRNMLYAGSQTLLGLGYVVMDEVHYLSDRFRGAVWEEVIIHLPESVTLVSLSATVSNAEEFGDWLDTVRGDTEVIVSEHRPVPLFQHVLAGRRMYDLFEEGEGHKKAVNPDLARLARMEATRPSYQDRRRGRAMREADRERERRQRSRVWTPGRPEVIERLDSEGLLPAITFIFSRAACEAAVQQCLYAGLRLNDEEAREQVRALVEERTASIPSEDLHVLGYYEWLEGLERGIAAHHAGMLPTFKEVVEELFVRGLVKAVFATETLALGINMPARSVVLEKLVKWNGEQHADITPGEYTQLTGRAGRRGIDIEGHAVVLWQRGMSPEHLAGLAGTRTYPLRSSFKPSYNMAVNLVEQFGRHRSRELLETSFAQFQADKSVVGISRQVQRNEEGLAGYKASMICHLGDFEEYARLRRELKDRETELARQGVNQRRAEAAVALEKLKPGDVIHVPTGKYAGLALVLDPGLPAGRSNGHRGFDHHDGPRPLVLTAERQVKRLASMDFPVPVEPLDRMRIPKSFNPRSPQSRRDLASALRSKAGHIPPERARKKRSQAADDREIARLRTALRAHPCHGCNDREDHARWAERYHRLLRDTSQLERRIEGRTNTIARTFDRIVALLTELDYLRGDEVTEHGKRLARLYGELDLLASECLRERVWEGLAPAELAACVSALVYEARVSDDAMAPKLPSGKAKAALGEMVRIWGRLDGLEEDFRINQTEGVGQREPDLGFAWAAYMWASGKGLDEVLREADMPAGDFVRWCKQVIDVLGQISAAAPVEGSTVAKAARKAVDQLLRGVVAYSSVG, from the coding sequence ATGATCGTCCTGTTGTCAATGGGGCCCGGTACGCTCGAAAGCACGATGACAGAGGACCTCTCACCGGCCGAGCGGTACGCGGCAGCCCGCAGGCGGGCAGCCGAGCAGGCCACCGCGCTCGCGTCCTTCCGCGAGATGTACGACTTCGGCCTCGACCCCTTCCAGATCGAGGCCTGTGAGGCGCTCGAGACGGGGAAGGGCGTGCTGGTGGCCGCCCCCACCGGCTCGGGCAAGACGATCGTGGGCGAGTTCGCCGTCCACCTCGCCCTGCAGCAGGGCAAGAAGTGTTTCTACACGACACCCATCAAGGCGCTGTCGAACCAGAAGTACGCCGACCTGTGCCGCCGCTACGGCACCGGCAAGGTCGGCCTCCTCACCGGCGACAACAGCGTCAACTCCGAAGCCCCGGTGGTCGTCATGACCACCGAGGTCCTGCGGAACATGCTCTACGCCGGCTCCCAGACCCTCCTCGGCCTCGGCTACGTGGTCATGGACGAGGTGCACTACCTCTCCGACCGCTTCCGTGGCGCCGTCTGGGAAGAGGTGATCATCCACCTGCCCGAGTCGGTGACCCTGGTGTCACTGTCGGCGACCGTGTCCAACGCCGAGGAGTTCGGTGACTGGCTGGACACCGTCCGTGGCGACACCGAGGTGATCGTCTCCGAGCACCGGCCCGTGCCGCTGTTCCAGCACGTGCTCGCCGGACGCCGGATGTACGACCTGTTCGAGGAGGGCGAGGGCCACAAGAAGGCCGTCAACCCCGACCTGGCCCGCCTGGCCCGCATGGAGGCCACCAGACCGTCGTACCAGGACCGCAGGCGCGGCCGGGCGATGCGCGAGGCCGACCGGGAGCGGGAGCGCAGACAGCGCTCGCGCGTGTGGACGCCGGGCCGCCCCGAGGTCATCGAGCGCCTCGACTCCGAGGGCCTGCTCCCCGCCATCACCTTCATCTTCAGCCGCGCCGCCTGCGAGGCCGCCGTCCAGCAGTGCCTGTACGCGGGCCTCAGACTCAACGACGAGGAGGCGCGGGAGCAGGTCCGTGCCCTGGTCGAGGAGCGCACCGCCTCCATCCCGTCCGAGGACCTGCACGTCCTCGGGTACTACGAATGGCTGGAGGGCCTGGAGCGCGGTATCGCCGCCCATCACGCGGGCATGCTGCCGACCTTCAAGGAGGTCGTCGAGGAACTGTTCGTACGCGGCCTGGTCAAGGCCGTGTTCGCGACCGAGACCCTCGCGCTCGGCATCAACATGCCCGCCCGCTCCGTGGTGCTGGAAAAGCTCGTCAAGTGGAACGGCGAACAGCACGCCGACATCACCCCCGGCGAGTACACCCAGCTCACCGGCCGTGCGGGCCGGCGTGGCATCGACATCGAGGGCCACGCGGTCGTGCTGTGGCAGCGCGGGATGAGCCCCGAGCACCTGGCCGGTCTCGCGGGCACGCGTACGTACCCGCTGCGCTCCAGCTTCAAGCCGTCGTACAACATGGCGGTCAACCTGGTCGAGCAGTTCGGCCGGCACCGCTCGCGCGAGCTGCTGGAGACCTCCTTCGCGCAGTTCCAGGCCGACAAGTCGGTCGTCGGGATCTCCCGCCAGGTGCAGCGCAACGAAGAGGGCCTGGCCGGCTACAAGGCCTCCATGATCTGCCACCTCGGCGACTTCGAGGAGTACGCGCGGCTGCGCCGCGAGCTGAAGGACCGCGAGACCGAGCTGGCCCGGCAGGGCGTCAACCAGCGGCGCGCCGAGGCCGCGGTGGCCCTGGAGAAGCTCAAGCCGGGCGACGTCATCCACGTACCCACGGGCAAGTACGCCGGTCTGGCCCTCGTGCTGGACCCCGGCCTGCCCGCCGGCCGCTCCAACGGCCACCGCGGCTTCGACCATCACGACGGCCCGCGCCCGCTGGTGCTCACCGCCGAGCGGCAGGTCAAGCGGCTGGCGTCGATGGACTTCCCGGTGCCGGTCGAGCCGCTGGACCGGATGCGGATCCCCAAGTCCTTCAACCCGCGCTCCCCGCAGTCGCGCCGGGACCTGGCCTCCGCGCTGCGCAGCAAGGCCGGGCACATCCCGCCGGAGCGGGCCCGCAAGAAGCGCTCGCAGGCCGCCGACGACCGCGAGATCGCCCGGCTGCGCACCGCCCTCCGCGCGCACCCCTGCCACGGCTGCAACGACCGTGAGGACCACGCCCGTTGGGCCGAGCGCTACCACCGGCTGCTGCGCGACACCTCGCAGCTGGAGCGCCGTATCGAGGGCCGTACGAACACCATCGCGCGGACCTTCGACCGGATCGTGGCGCTGCTGACCGAACTGGACTATCTGCGCGGCGACGAGGTCACCGAACACGGCAAGCGACTCGCCCGGCTGTACGGCGAACTCGACCTGCTCGCCAGCGAATGCCTGCGCGAGCGAGTCTGGGAGGGGCTCGCCCCGGCCGAACTCGCCGCGTGTGTCTCGGCGTTGGTGTATGAGGCGCGGGTCAGCGACGATGCGATGGCACCCAAGCTGCCCTCGGGCAAGGCGAAGGCCGCGCTCGGTGAGATGGTCCGGATCTGGGGCCGGCTCGACGGTCTGGAGGAGGACTTCCGGATCAACCAGACCGAGGGCGTCGGGCAGCGTGAGCCGGATCTCGGCTTCGCGTGGGCCGCGTACATGTGGGCCTCGGGCAAGGGGCTCGACGAGGTGCTGCGCGAGGCGGACATGCCGGCGGGGGACTTCGTGCGGTGGTGCAAGCAGGTCATCGACGTGCTGGGGCAGATTTCCGCCGCGGCGCCCGTCGAGGGCTCGACCGTGGCCAAGGCCGCGCGCAAGGCCGTTGATCAGTTGCTGCGGGGTGTGGTCGCCTACTCGTCCGTGGGATGA
- a CDS encoding helix-turn-helix transcriptional regulator yields MAGKPVRTVNAIDQTRRMLSLVTYLRERPGARIADVARAFGITEDELVADLDLLPMCGTSFRGGDLLDIDTDGERIWWHNPAALGEEAAEPLRLAADEATALLVAARAVSTLPGLREGDRQALLRATAKVEAAAGEAAGASARLSVTFESEGGVFADVDRAISERRRLWIRYYSPARDEVTEREIDPIRLVSVGHTYVEAWCRRSEARRTFRLDRVAEIRILDEPSAPPEMELRDLSEALVQPAAEDPEVVIEVGPGGRWVAEYYPHDSADELPDGGLRITLRTPDPASLRRLALRLGRDGRIVSPSDLADSARRAAREALEAYDTVQSANSGQ; encoded by the coding sequence GTGGCAGGCAAACCGGTCAGGACCGTGAACGCCATCGACCAGACCCGGCGGATGCTCTCCCTGGTGACATATCTCAGGGAGCGGCCCGGCGCGCGGATCGCGGATGTGGCGCGTGCCTTCGGTATCACCGAGGACGAGCTGGTGGCCGACCTCGATCTGCTGCCCATGTGCGGCACCAGCTTCCGCGGCGGCGATCTGCTGGACATCGACACCGACGGCGAGCGCATCTGGTGGCACAATCCGGCCGCGCTCGGCGAGGAGGCCGCCGAGCCGCTGCGGCTCGCCGCCGACGAGGCGACCGCCCTGCTGGTGGCCGCCCGCGCGGTCTCGACCCTGCCGGGTCTGCGCGAGGGCGACCGGCAGGCGCTGCTGCGGGCCACCGCCAAAGTGGAGGCCGCCGCCGGTGAGGCCGCGGGCGCCAGCGCCCGGCTGTCGGTGACTTTCGAGTCCGAGGGCGGGGTCTTCGCCGACGTCGACCGGGCAATCTCCGAGCGCCGCCGGCTGTGGATCCGCTACTACTCGCCGGCCCGCGACGAGGTCACCGAGCGCGAGATCGACCCCATCCGCCTGGTCAGCGTCGGACACACCTATGTCGAGGCCTGGTGCCGCCGCTCCGAGGCCCGGCGCACCTTCCGGCTCGACCGGGTCGCCGAGATCAGAATCCTGGACGAGCCGTCCGCGCCCCCGGAGATGGAGCTGCGTGACCTCTCCGAGGCGCTGGTGCAGCCGGCCGCCGAGGACCCGGAGGTCGTCATCGAGGTCGGCCCGGGCGGCCGCTGGGTGGCCGAGTACTACCCGCACGACAGCGCGGATGAGCTTCCCGACGGCGGGCTGCGTATCACTCTGCGCACCCCCGACCCGGCCTCGCTGCGCCGGCTGGCGCTGCGGCTCGGCCGGGACGGCCGGATCGTCTCCCCGTCCGACCTGGCCGACAGCGCCCGCCGGGCGGCCCGCGAGGCCCTGGAGGCGTATGACACGGTGCAGTCGGCGAACTCCGGGCAGTGA
- the tatA gene encoding Sec-independent protein translocase subunit TatA — translation MFRNALEPWHLVLLVLVIVLVFGSKKLPDMARSLGKSARILKSEAKAMKDDGKQSTTSAQPAEEQTPAQRTIQASPGDVTSSRPVNEQTDTTTQR, via the coding sequence ATGTTCCGCAACGCACTTGAGCCGTGGCACCTGGTGCTCCTGGTTCTGGTGATCGTCCTCGTGTTCGGCTCCAAGAAGCTTCCGGACATGGCGCGCTCGCTCGGCAAGTCCGCTCGCATCCTGAAGAGCGAGGCCAAGGCGATGAAGGACGACGGCAAGCAGTCCACCACCTCCGCCCAGCCCGCCGAGGAGCAGACCCCGGCTCAGCGCACGATCCAGGCCTCGCCCGGCGACGTGACCAGCTCCCGGCCGGTGAACGAGCAGACGGACACGACGACCCAGCGCTGA
- a CDS encoding roadblock/LC7 domain-containing protein, which produces MIQQRGNIDWMLKQLNDGVPGIEMIVVLSADGLRIARYGGDPDAADRVAAACAGVQSLAGAIIQELPGAGDMKVVVFEIDGGYFYLMNAGDNAYLAVLADVTCEPGRMSGMMRDLVVRIGAHLTSPPRRNGQTV; this is translated from the coding sequence GTGATCCAGCAGCGAGGCAACATCGACTGGATGCTCAAGCAGCTGAACGACGGCGTGCCGGGCATCGAGATGATCGTGGTCCTCTCCGCGGACGGACTGCGCATCGCCCGCTACGGCGGCGACCCCGACGCCGCCGACCGCGTGGCCGCCGCCTGCGCGGGCGTGCAGAGCCTGGCCGGCGCCATCATCCAGGAACTCCCGGGCGCCGGCGACATGAAGGTCGTCGTCTTCGAGATCGACGGCGGCTACTTCTACCTCATGAACGCCGGCGACAACGCCTACCTCGCCGTACTCGCCGACGTGACCTGCGAGCCGGGCCGGATGAGCGGCATGATGCGCGACCTCGTCGTCCGGATCGGCGCCCATCTCACCAGTCCGCCCCGGCGGAACGGGCAGACCGTATGA
- the tatC gene encoding twin-arginine translocase subunit TatC codes for MPKSARKKERDPEGRMPLADHLRELRNRLAKAVLAIVVVTIVSAFFYQDIINFVTKPVLDSVGCSQSLGQLAKTKNAHCAHITVSGLLAPFTLALKVALTAGIVLASPVWLYQLWAFVAPGLHRHEKKYAYAFVGFGFPLFLAGGYIAYHVLPMTAKVMIDLTPRGAENLLPAVDLVDLVTRMIVVFGLAFEMPLLLVMLNLTGVLSGRRMLGWWRGMIVGIAAFAAVATPSPDPGTMLALAAPIWALFFIAVAVSLLNDRRKARRAAEGPADDEASELDLTPEDVGEVEPVPAARALPEQSGTDRVNGYDDVT; via the coding sequence TTGCCCAAGTCTGCCCGCAAGAAGGAGAGGGATCCCGAGGGGCGTATGCCACTCGCGGATCACTTGCGTGAGCTGCGCAACCGGCTCGCGAAGGCCGTCCTGGCGATCGTCGTCGTCACGATCGTGTCCGCCTTCTTCTACCAGGACATCATCAACTTCGTCACCAAGCCGGTGCTCGACTCGGTCGGCTGCTCACAGTCCCTCGGGCAGCTGGCCAAGACCAAGAACGCCCACTGCGCGCACATCACGGTCAGCGGCCTGCTGGCGCCCTTCACACTGGCCCTGAAGGTCGCGCTGACGGCGGGCATCGTGCTGGCTTCCCCGGTCTGGCTCTACCAGCTGTGGGCGTTCGTCGCGCCCGGCCTGCACCGGCACGAGAAGAAGTACGCCTACGCGTTCGTCGGATTCGGCTTCCCGCTCTTCCTCGCCGGCGGCTACATCGCGTACCACGTGCTGCCCATGACGGCGAAGGTCATGATCGACCTCACGCCCAGGGGCGCCGAGAACCTGCTGCCGGCGGTCGACCTGGTCGACCTGGTCACCCGCATGATCGTCGTCTTCGGCCTCGCCTTCGAGATGCCGTTGCTGCTCGTCATGCTGAACCTCACCGGCGTCCTGTCCGGCCGGCGGATGCTCGGCTGGTGGCGCGGCATGATCGTCGGCATCGCCGCCTTCGCGGCCGTGGCCACGCCCAGCCCCGACCCGGGGACGATGCTGGCGCTCGCGGCGCCGATCTGGGCGCTGTTCTTCATCGCCGTGGCCGTCTCGCTGCTCAACGACCGGCGCAAGGCACGCCGGGCGGCCGAGGGACCCGCCGACGACGAGGCCTCCGAGCTGGACCTAACCCCCGAGGACGTCGGCGAGGTCGAGCCCGTCCCGGCCGCCCGGGCGCTGCCCGAGCAGTCGGGAACGGACCGGGTCAACGGCTACGACGACGTGACCTGA
- a CDS encoding sensor histidine kinase, whose product MVSVQKPPGRRERPYARVLLPPAILMAAATGAAVALAPPSARIAVGVTGALAVLLVLATGAEAARRGRRLREEQAEHARHAAYLQHRIAAQDELIEKFATDIIPTGLLRLRAGEPLRDVLTNIYDADPELRALPDMYREMFRVSLRGADHEISMRDATERSYVSIARRVQAIVHQQSKELREMEEDHGRNPEVFDDLLRIDHGTSLIGRLADTISVLGGGRPGRQWPLPVSLYSTLRGAMSRILEYRRIQLNSIVNINIKGTSVEPVIHAAAELLDNATRYSPPTAKVHVTATEVQTGIVIEIEDAGVSLTEESRARIEKMIEDAKNLDDAHNLGENPSLGLAVVGRLCKMFDMEVSLRASAYGGCRAILVVPRVMTTTEPGVGAAHGIGATGTPMPQLGAVEGPKRPPKKRRPTSPKIPAGISMEDDVPVVTEWTAGGLPQRRSRMKTPLSQRFAEKAEVEQAEREGRPTIWSQPKPEPEPEMDPEIKKLRERPIGQGIEDFWNGLRKGMPEDATGPELTDFTRHPEKYVHLLNDSDTATEAATGADDEGDLK is encoded by the coding sequence ATGGTGAGTGTTCAGAAGCCTCCCGGTCGCCGTGAACGTCCCTATGCGCGCGTGCTGTTGCCGCCCGCCATATTGATGGCCGCCGCGACCGGGGCCGCCGTCGCCCTGGCGCCGCCGTCGGCCCGGATCGCCGTCGGCGTGACCGGGGCACTGGCCGTGCTGCTGGTCCTCGCCACGGGCGCCGAGGCGGCCCGCCGTGGCCGCAGGCTCCGCGAGGAACAGGCCGAGCACGCCCGTCACGCCGCGTATCTGCAGCACCGGATCGCCGCCCAGGACGAGCTGATCGAGAAGTTCGCCACCGACATCATCCCCACCGGTCTGCTGCGGCTGCGCGCCGGAGAACCGCTCCGGGACGTCCTGACCAACATCTACGACGCCGACCCCGAGCTGCGCGCCCTGCCGGACATGTACCGCGAGATGTTCCGCGTCTCGCTGCGCGGCGCCGACCACGAGATCTCGATGCGCGACGCCACCGAGCGCTCGTACGTGAGCATCGCCCGCCGCGTCCAGGCCATCGTGCACCAGCAGTCCAAGGAACTGCGGGAGATGGAGGAGGACCACGGCCGTAACCCCGAGGTCTTCGACGACCTGCTGCGCATCGACCACGGCACCTCGCTGATCGGCCGTCTCGCCGACACCATCTCCGTCCTCGGCGGCGGCCGCCCCGGCCGCCAGTGGCCCCTGCCGGTCTCCCTCTACAGCACGCTGCGCGGCGCCATGTCGCGCATCCTGGAGTACCGCCGCATCCAGCTGAACTCCATCGTCAACATCAACATCAAGGGCACCTCCGTCGAGCCGGTCATCCACGCCGCCGCCGAACTCCTCGACAACGCCACCCGCTACTCGCCGCCCACGGCCAAGGTGCATGTCACCGCCACCGAGGTGCAGACCGGCATCGTCATCGAGATCGAGGACGCCGGTGTCAGTCTCACCGAGGAGTCCCGCGCCCGCATCGAGAAGATGATCGAGGACGCCAAGAACCTCGACGACGCCCACAACCTCGGCGAGAACCCGAGTCTCGGTCTGGCCGTCGTCGGCCGCCTGTGCAAGATGTTCGACATGGAGGTCTCGCTGCGGGCCTCCGCCTACGGCGGCTGCCGCGCGATCCTCGTCGTGCCGCGCGTCATGACGACCACCGAGCCCGGCGTGGGCGCGGCCCACGGAATCGGTGCCACCGGCACCCCTATGCCTCAGTTGGGCGCCGTGGAGGGCCCCAAGCGCCCGCCGAAGAAGCGCCGCCCCACCAGCCCCAAGATTCCCGCCGGGATCTCCATGGAGGACGACGTCCCCGTGGTCACCGAGTGGACCGCGGGCGGACTGCCGCAGCGCCGCAGCCGGATGAAGACCCCGCTGAGCCAGCGCTTCGCCGAGAAGGCCGAGGTCGAGCAGGCCGAGCGCGAGGGCAGGCCCACCATCTGGTCGCAGCCCAAGCCCGAACCGGAGCCCGAGATGGACCCCGAGATCAAGAAGCTCAGGGAGCGGCCGATCGGCCAGGGCATCGAGGACTTCTGGAACGGCCTGCGCAAGGGCATGCCCGAGGACGCCACCGGGCCCGAACTGACCGACTTCACCCGGCACCCGGAAAAGTACGTGCACCTGCTCAACGATTCGGACACCGCCACCGAGGCCGCCACCGGGGCCGACGACGAGGGGGACCTCAAGTGA